In Actinoplanes lobatus, the DNA window TCAGCGACCGCCGTTCGGGCCGCTGACCCGCGCCTCAACACCCCTGAAACAACCCGCACAGCCAGCCGGATCCGTCCGGCTGGCTGTCGGCGTTACCCCGGCGACCCCTGAAACAGCGCCCACGGCCATGAAACCTCTGTGATCGAGGTCCGCGTTTCGCTTTTTCCGGTACGCGTGTCCTCGTCCCGCCTCATCCGTCCCGTCCCGCCCATTCCGGCCTCTGCCGCCCCCGCCGGGCGTAGATCGGTGGCCGGGCAGGCCGCCCCGGTCGCCGCCTCTGCCTCTTTGCCGCCGGTCACGGCCGGGGCGTCGGCTCTCGCCCTCGGCGACCGGGTCACGCTGGGCGGATGGTCGCGGTCTTGCCTGCCAGGCACCCGGGTTGCCGCTCCCGGCCGTTGCGCCGGTCACCCACCCGGTGGCTTTCGCGCGCGCTCACCCCGAACCTGACCGGCCGAAACTCCCCGTAAGCGCGGGACCCCGTTCACCGGCCCCTGTGGTATCTCGAGATGGCTGGAACAGCACCGATCTACCACGCGCCTCCACACGCTCACCGCCACGCTCACGGTGAGTGACTCCCGACGGACTCCCGAGGCGCGACCGGCGTCAACCGCCACCACCCACCCGGCGCGACCGGCGTGACGGCCGCAAGCAACACCCCCGGATGCCTGGCAATCACCACCCCAACCACCCACCCCGGCGGGACCGGCGGCACATGCGGGGGTATCCGACCGATCTACGCCCGGCGGGCGCGGCACAAGCCCGGAGCGGGCAGCGAGCACGCGCCGACCGGACGGAACGGCCCCGATGAGGCGGGACGACGTCGCGCGTACCGAAAAAGGGGCGGAAGCGAAACACGGACCTCGACCACAGAAGATTCTCTGGCCGGACAAAGAGGATGAATCCGGATGTTGGCTGGGTGTCAGGGCTGTCGCGGACGTGACCGGCGGGTGGGATCAGGGGTACGAGACGGCGTCGGCGGTGTGCGGGGTGGGAACGGCGGGGATGCGCAGGGCGCACAGGTCGAGTTCGACCCGGATGTGCCGGGCGATCAGCGGGCGGCCGGCGGTGACGCCGGCCGCGACCCGGTCGACCAGGCAGACGGCCGTGAGGCGGTAGCCGTCGCCGACCGGGATGGCCGGATGCACGTTCAGGGTCACGTCGCAGCAGCCGCCGCGCACCGCCAGTACGCCGGTCATCCGCCAGCCCTCGGGATCCAGGTGCAGGCCGGTGCTGCGGAAGCCGATCTCCGGATGGTTCACGGTGTCCAGAAAGCGGCGGCCCCGGACGTCCCGGTCACGGCGCGGGTCGTCGGTGGTGAAGCTGGACGCGTCCAGTTCGGCGGAGGCGATCGAGCGTTCCGGGTCGGCGGCCACCGTGACGGTGCCGCCGGTGAGGGCCATCGTCCCGGTCACCGGCCGCAGGCCGAACACGTGGGCGGCGGTGATCCGGCAGGACGAGCGGGCCGGGTCCAGGAGGTAGGTGCCGGGCCGGATGCCGGTGAGCTGATTCGTCGTCATGGGAACAGGCTGTCGCGGACCGGGCGCGGGCACCTCAGTGTCAGTACTGAGTTCCGGCACCGGGGCGCAGGCGCGCGGCGAGCTGGGTGCGGTTGGTGACGCCCAGCTTGGCCAGGGTGTTGCGGACGTGCGTCTCCACGGTCCGCTCGGAGATGTGCAGGCGGTCGGCGATCAGGCGGTTCGGCAGACCCTCGGCGGCCAGGGTGGCGATCTCCCGCTCCCGGACGGTCAACTCGTCACGGGTCAGTTCGGCCGCCGCGGCGACCAGGGCGGGCAGGGCCAGGCGGCGGGCGATGGCGAGAGCCTGACCGGCAAGGGTACGGGCGAGGCGCGGATCGGCATCGTGAACGCTCACGGCGTACCCCAACAACGACTGCGCGGCGAAAGGCGCGGCACCGCAGCGCTCCTCCCGGGAGATCGCGTCAGTGAAGTGCCGGGCCGCCGCCTCCCGGTCGCCGAGCGCGGCGGCCATCAGGCCGAGCGGGCGGGCGATCGCGCCGTAGCAGGCGGTCATCGCGTTGAGGAACCGGTCCGCGCGGGGAAGCACCAGGGCGTACGCGGCGGCGGTGAGATCCGGGTCGCCGAGCCAGGCGGCCAGCTCCCCGGTGCTCAGCGCCACGAAGGTGTGCCGGCCGTCCCGGGGAAGGTCCGGCAGCATGGCGCGAAGGCGGCGGGCGCACTCGGTTCCGGCCACCCGGTCGCCGGCCTGGATCGACAGGCGGGCGAGGTTCGCGGTGACGATCGGCTCGGCGCCGAAGTCGGCGATCGCACCGGGCAGATCGGACGGCCACGGTGGTGGCTCGCCGCTGAACGGGGCCAGGCAGGTGAGGAAGGCCGAGTGCAGTTCCCGGGCGGGCTGCTCCTCGAACGTCCCGGCCAGGGCGAACGCCTCGTCCGCCGTCTCGCGGGCCGCCTTGATGCGGCCGCTGAGCAGCAGACGGGCGGCGCGGGCCCGCAGCAGGTGCCAGCGGGCCACCGGCCAGCCGATCCGGTCCGCGAGAGCGGCCAGGCCGGTGATCTCCACGTCGTAGGCGGGCAGGTCCCCGAGAGTCAGCAGGGCGTCGAGCCGCCAGAGACGGCCCCAGAGCTCGGCGTCCGCCCGGCCGGAGACGGCGGCCAGGCGGCAGCTGCGCCCGGCCAGATCGAGGACCTCGCCGGTGTCGGCGAACGGGTCCAGCACCTCGTGGCGGGCGTGTACGGCGGCGGCCATCGCGCGGGGGTCGCCGGTTCGCTCGGCCAGCGCCATCGCCTGGCGGCTGAGGTCCTCGGCGCGGGCGTGGTTCCCGGTCTCCACCAGCAGGAACGCGTAGTGGGCCAGCAGCTCGGCGCGGTCCGCCTGACCGCCATCGAAGCCGGACGGGCCTTCGAAGCCGGACAGGCCTTCGAAGCCGGACAGGCCTTCGGCGCCGGACAGGCCTTCGGCGCCGGACAGGGTCAAGGCCCGTTCGCAGAGGCGGGTGAGGGCCGGGGCGACCTGGCCGCCGTAGCCGCGGACGACCAGGGCGGCCGCGGTGGCCAGGCCGGGACGCCGTTCGGCCTCGGCCAGATCGAGTACGGCGGCGCAGTCCGCGACGGCCAGCGTGAGCAGGCCGTCGCGGCTGGCGGCGCGGGCCCGGTTCAGCCGCAGTTCGGGGTCGGCCGGGAAGAGGTCGAGGGCCTGTCCGAGCCAGGTGGCCGCGGCGTGATGGTCGAGCCGGCGGCCGGCCTCCAAGGCCGCTGCCTCGCAGGCGTCCCGGGCGGCCTGACGGGATTCGTCGTCCACCGCGCAGCGGATCCGGTGCCGGGCCGTCTCGGCGGGGTCGGCACCGGAGCCGTGCAGGGTGTCGGCGATCCGGCGGTGTGCGGTGATCCGCTCGGTCCGGGACAGTTCGGCGTAGCGGGCCTCGCGGAGCAGCTCGTGGGTGAACCTGAGGCGGGCCGGCGCCAGCCGGTCCTCGGCCAGCACCCCGGCCTCGATCGCCTCGGCGAGAAGCGACTCGATGTCGGCGGCCGTGATGCGAGCCGGCGGGGAGGCGGCCGTGATGCGAGCCGGCGGGGAGGCGGCCGTGATGCGAGCCGGCGGGGAGGCGGCCGTGATGCGGGTGAGCAGGGGGACGTCGATCTCCGGGCCCAGGGCGGCGGCGAGGCCGAGGAGGTCGCGGCAGGCCGGGGTGAGGGTGGCGGTCCGGCGGCCGGCCAGGCGGAGCAGGCCGTCGGGCGGGTCGACGGCGGTGGCCGGGCGGCGGAGGCGGCCGGTGAGCAGGCGGGCCAGTTCTCGGGTGTAGAGCGGGTTCCCGCCACCGAGCCGGTGCACCACCGGCGGCCAGGAGGGGTGTACCGGGCCGTCGGTGTGCCGGGTCAGGTAGTCGGTGACGGCGGCCTGGTTCCACGGCCGGAGGGCGAGGGTCTCGGCGCCGGGGAGATCGATCTCCAGGGCGCGGGCGGTGACGACGACCAGGATCGGAGTGTCGGCCACGTCCCGGGTCAGGGCGGCGAGCAGGGCGAGTGAGGCGGGGTCGGCCCAGTGCAGGTCCTCCAGGACGAGGATCAGGCCACCGTCGGTGGAGGCCGCCGCGGCCCGCAGGAGCTGGACGGTGGCGTGGATGGCCCGGAACCGCACGGTCGCCGGCGGCTCGCCGGGGTCGCCACCCGCCGCCGGCAAGGGGCCGGACCCGGGAAGAACGGGGCCGGGAGACGTTGAGGCGGGGCCGGGCAGGCCGTGGTCGAGCAGGCGTGACCACGGCCAGAACGCGGGCGCCCCCTCGCCCGGGTCGGCGCGGCCGGTCAGCACGGTGGCCCCGGCGGCCGTCGCCCGGGCGGAGAACTCCTCGACGACCGCCGTCTTGCCGATGCCGGCCTCGCCGGTGATCAGCACGACGGCGCCCGAGCCGGTGGCGGCCGCGGCGCGCAGCCGGTCCAGGGCGACGACCTCGGTCACCCTGGCGACCAGGCGGCTCATCCGGTCACGCCGGCGGTCGGGCGCTCGCTCATGCGGGTCATTCTCCGCCGGGCGGGCCTGGTCAGTCCTCGGGCACGCGGACCGTGAGCTCCTCCCCGAGGGTGAAACCGGCGCACAGCTCGAGTTCGTCGCCGCTCCAGAAGCGGCCCGGGTCGTACCAGTTGGCTTTGCGGCCGCGCGGCAGCAGGCCCATGTCCTCATAGGTCACCGCGACCACTTCGGCGCAGTACGCCTTCTCCAGGGTGGCGTCGCTGACCTCGCCGTCCTTCCACGGCAGGCGGATCTGCGGCACCCGGCCGCGGATCCAGCGGAAGGCCAGCTGCGAGGTGGACGGGAACGGCGTGCCGTCCAGGCGGGCCACGGTCTTGAGCGCCCTGTCCTCCATCGTGCGGGTGACGCCCGGGTCGAGCTGCCGCAGCCAGCCGCGCTGACCGTACCGGCGGGCCCAGACGGTGACCGCGTCGCGCAGGTCGTGCAGCTGGACGCCGCGCTGGAAGCTGCCGGACCACATGTCCGGAAGGGATCTGCCCAGCTCGGCGTGCCACATCAACGGCGGCATGTCGTCGATCACCAGGGACATGCCGACGTGGTTCACCGGGCTGTTGGTGAGGGTCTGGATGGCCCGGTCCGGGCCGGAACGGCCCCGGAAGATCCAGATGTCACCGGTACGGGTCAGGTCGATGGCCTCGTCGAGGCTGAGTTCGGCAACCACGGTGTCTATTCTCGGCTGATGCGGTGGTGGAAGATAGCGGGACTGGCGGGACTGGCGGGAGTCGCGGCGACCGGTGTGGTGATCGCCCGGGCGGAGCGCAGGCGCCGTGCCTACACTCCGGAGGAGATCCGGGGCAGGTTGCACGCGCGCGTCGCCGAGACGACCACCAGGCCTGAGGTGGACAAGCCCTAGGAGATCAGGTCCGTGTCGCGCAGCAGCGACCACAGGCCGGCGCCGTCCGGCGCGGAGAACCAGGTCTTGCCGCCGGAGGGCACGACCTCGGCGGTTTCCGACGGGCCGGGGATGGCGCCGGCGAGCACGGCCTGGGTCGGGGAGAGCCGGCGGATCGCCACGGCGGCCACGTTGTCCGGGTGCTCCCGGGCGAACTCGGAGTAGATCTCCTGGTCGTGCTGCCCGTCGTCGCCGATGAGCAGCCACTTCACGTCCGGGAACTCGGCGGCAAGGCGGCGCAGCGACTTGCGCTTGTGCTCCTGGCCGCTGCGGAACCAGCGGTCCGGGGTGGGGCCCCAGTCGGTGAGCAGGATCGGGCCGGCCGGGTAGAGGTGGCGGCTGAGGAACCGGGTGAGGGTGGGCGCCACGTTCCACGCGCCGGTGGAGAGGTAGACCACCGGGGTGCCGGGGTGGGCGTTGACCATCCGCTCGTAGAGCACCGCCATGCCGGGGACCGCGGCGCGGGCGTGCTCGTCGAGGACGAACGTGTTCCACGCGGCGAGCAGCGGCCGGGGCAGGGTGGTCACCATGACCGTGTCGTCGATGTCGGAGATCACACCGAACTTGACTGTGGGGTCGATCACCCGGATCGGGGCGTCGACCGGAACGGTGCCCTCGGTGGAGAGTTTCGCGCTCCCCCAGCCCGGGTCGAGGTCGCCCTTGACCATGACGTCGAGGTAGCCGCTGCGGTCGGTGCGCGCCTCGGTGACGGTCCCCCCGACCTCGATGCGGACCAGGGCGTTGCTCACCGGGGTGGTGGTGAAGCTGCGCCAGCCGCGGATCTTCTCCCGCTTGCGGCGGACCCGTCCGGGGCGGCTGAGCAGCACACGGGCCATCACCCGGGCCCAGCCGGGAGCGCCGTAACCGGTGTACGCGGTGATGTACGGCTTCCAGCCGCGACCGCGCAGGCGGCGCTCGACGATCTCGTGCACGGCGTCCTCGATCAGTGCGGCCCGGTGAATCCGGACCACAGGCGAGGAACCACCTGCGGGAGTAATCGTCACCATCGCCTCCTTGCCGCGCCTGTACCGCCGTCCCGCCCGGCCAGGTTACCGGGCGGTCGTCACAGTCCGCTGGGAACGGTGCGCGGCCCGGACGTGGACATCAGGCGGCGGCGTGGAGTTCCGCCGGTGTCCACTGCTCGGTCCACCAGTGCCTTTCGGCGGTCTCGGCCGCGGGGCCGGCCAGCCGGGCGGCGGCCGCGTCGGCACGCAGAGTGCGCAATGTCTCGGCGGCGGCATCGGCCCCGCGCCAGGCGGCCCGCTCCCGTTCGACGGCTTTCCGGTACGCCTCGAGGCGGAACGCCCGAACCGCGTTGCGCAGGATCGGCTCCTGCTGGACGGGGTGCAGTCGCGGGTTCCAGCCGCGGTGCGCGAACACGTCGGCGAGCTGGGCGATCGACAGTTGCCGGGAGCGGCACAGCTCGGTGGCGACGCGGTGCAGGTAGCGCTGGCGGTGGACGTTCTCCCCCGGCTTGCGGCGGCGGCTCATCAGCGGGAAGGCGGTGGCGGCGGCGATCCGGCGGGCCGCGTCGGAGGCCTCCTCGTACGCCTGCCAGGCATCGTCGACGTCGGTCTGGGCGGTCAGCCACTCGGTGCGGCGGCGCTGGGCGGTCTCGGCGGCCTCGGCGGCGGCCGCCTCCAGAACGGCGGCGAGCCGGTTGTCGTCGGTCACCGGTACGGCCGGGGCCCGCACTCCGCGGGGCAGCGCCGCCACGGCGACCGCGATCGCCAGGGCGAGCGGGATCATCAGCCAGAACGCGGTGGCCTGCGGCACCGCTCCGAGAATGGTCTGTAGGACGGGTTCCATGGAGCACCTCCAAGTCAAATTACTCGCAGCCGAATCGGCGCGCACCGGCCGAAGTCGCCACGGCCACCCGTACGAGGTTCTCGATCCGTCACCCGTGCGAGGGACCATGTGTGTCATGGACCTACAGGTGGTGGAGCAGTTGGGGCGGCTGGACGCGCTCGTGGCCGAGGGCGGTGTGGTGGTGCTCAGCGGCGCCGGCCTGTCCACCGACTCGGGCATCCCGGACTACCGGGGCCCGTCCGGTTCGGCCCGCCGGTCCACCCCGATGACGTACCAGACGTTCACCGGCGATCCGGTGGCCCGGCGGCGCTACTGGGCGCGCAGCCATCTCGGCTGGCGGACGATCGGGGGCGCCCACCCCAACGACGGCCACCGGGCGGTGGCCCGGCTCCAGGTGAGCGGCCTGGTCGACGGGGTGATCACGCAGAACGTGGACGGCCTGCACCAGGCGGCCGGCGCGCGGGACGTGATCGAGCTGCACGGCAACCTGGCCCGGATCGTCTGCCTGGACTGCGGTGCGCTCTCCGGCCGGGACGAGCTGGAGGAGCGGCTCACGGCGGCCAACCCGGGGTTCGCGGCGGTGGCGACCACGGTCAACCCGGACGGGGACGTGGAGCTGGACGACGCCGAGGTGGCCGGGTTCTCGGTGGTGGACTGCCGGGCCTGTGACGGGGTGCTGAAGCCGGACGTGGTCTATTTCGGCGAGACCGTCCCGGCGGACCGGGTGGCCCGCGCGTTCGCTCTTCTCCAGCAGGCCCGCACGCTGCTCATCCTGGGTTCGTCGCTGACCGTCATGTCGGGCCGCCGGTTCGTGCTGCGCGCGGTCCGGGACGGGATCCGGGTGGCGATCGTGAACCGGGGTGTCACCCGCGGGGAGCCCTATGCCGATCTGGTGATCGACGCCCCACTCGGGGTCATTCTCCCGAACCTGTCGATAAATGCGGATTCAACAGCGCGGTTACCGTCTTGAAATCGAAATAGGTCGCTCGGCACGTTGACGTGACCGCCCTCACTGAGGTTGACTGCCGGAACCGGTACCGAAACCGGTTCCGAAACGCGAAGGCAACACCACTGGCAACATCGAGGAGCGAGCGTGGCCATCACCATCGCCGACGTGGCGGCCCGGGCCAAGGTCAGCAAGACCACCGTGTCCCGGGTTCTCAACGGCAAGGGTGAGCTGGACGAGACCACCGCCGCGCGGGTCCGGGCGGTCATCGACGAGCTCGGCTACGTGCCCAGCGCCCGGGCCGTCAACCTGGCCCGCGGCCGCACCCGGGTGGTCGCCATGCTGGTCCCCTCGCTCACCTGGCCCTGGATGGGCGAGGTGGTGCAGGGTGCGGTCGACGTCCTCGAAGCCGAGGAGTACGGCCTGCTGCTCTTCACCTGCAACCGCGGTGAGGACTCGATGCGCCAGTTCGGCGCGCAGGTGGCGGCCAAGTCCTTCGACGGGCTGCTGGTCATCGAGCCGGAGGGCACCCTCGACTACATCGCCACGCTGCACGCCCGGGGACTGCCGATGGTCCTGATCGACGATCGCGACCAGCAGGCGGGCCGGATCCCGAGCATCGGCACGACCAACCACACGGGCGCCGGCGCGGCCGCCCGCCACCTCCTCGCGATCGGGCGCCACCAGCCGCTCATGATCACCGGCCCGTCCCAGTTCGGCTGCACCCAGCAACGCCGGGACGGGTTCGCCGCGGTCTACGCCGAGGCGGGCCACCCGGTGAGCGAGGAGCGGATCATGCTCGGCGACTTCACCTTCGATGTCGGCGCCCAGGCGATTCACCGGGCGATCGCGGCCGGTGTCGAGTTCGACGCCGTCTTCTGCCACAACGACATCTCCGCGGCCGGCGCCATGCAGGCCCTGCTGGAGACCGGCCGCCGCATCCCGGAGGACGTCGCGGTCGTCGGCTTCGACGACATCCCGATGGCGGAGCACACGCAGCCGCCGCTGACCACGGTCCATCAGCCCATGCGGGAGATGGGCGAGGCGGCGGCCCGCGCGCTGCTCGCCCACTTCGAGGGCACTCCGCTGCCCAACCGGCCGACGATCATCCCGGCGACCTTCACGGTCCGCTCCTCCACCTGAAGCGCCACGCGAAAACCTGACCACGACACGTAACCCGTACCCCACATAGGTCCTCGCGCCGCCCGGCCGCCCACGGCCGGCGATCGGTGGCACCCGGGGCCGGCCGACGGCCGGTCACGCGATGCCGCACGCCCTCGGGCACCCCTCTCACCCCTTTTCACCGCGCTGATTTCCGCAAGGAGCATTTCGATGCAGAGAAGAAGGATTTTCGCCCTCGCCCTGGCCGGTGTGCTCGCCGGTGGCGGACTGGCCGCCTGCGGCGACTCGCCGAACGACAACAAGAACGCCGCGAACGGCGGCAAGGTGGACTTCCTGTCGATCGGCATGCCCAACGGCACCGTCACCGAGAACAACAACCCGTTCATCGGGACCTCGGCCGGCGCCTCGCTCGGCTACCGCTGGATGATCTACGAGCCCCTCGGCCAGTGGAACAACACCCGGCCCTCCGAGCCGCTTACCCCGTGGCTGGCCAGCGAGATCAAGTGGTCCGCCGACTACAAGACCGTCGACCTGGTGATCCGGGACGGCGCCACCTGGTCCGACGGCAAGCCGCTGACCGCCGAGGACGTGGTGTTCACGCACACCATGATCAAGGGCAACGAGGCGCTCAACATCTTCGCCATTCCGTACGACTCGATCACCGCGGACGGCAACAAGGTCAAGATGACCTTCAAGACCTCCCAGTTCACCACGCACCACAAGGTCATCGGGCAGACCCCGATCGTCCCCAAGCACATCTGGGAGAAGATCGCGGACCCGGCCACCGACACCATCAAGGAGCCGGTCGGCAGTGGCCCGTACGTCCTGAAGTCGTTCTCCCAGCAGGCCACGATCCTTACCGCCCGTGAGAGCGGTTACTGGGGTACCAAACCGGCTGTCAAGGAGCTTCGCTACACCTCCTTCGCCGACAACAACGCGCAGGCGACCGCTCTCTCGAGCGGCGCCTCGGAGTGGAGCTTCGTCTTCATCCCGAACTACCAGCAGACCTTCGTCGCCAAGGACCCGGAGCACTACAAGGTCTGGGCGCCGGGCGTGCTGGGCATCCACGGCCTCTACATCAACACCACCAAGAAGCCGTTCGACGACCCGAAGCTGCGGCAGGCCATGAACATGGTCGTCAACCGCAACGACATCTTCGTCCAGGCCGAGGCCGGCTACTTCCACCCGGAGATCAAGAGCGTCACCGGCCTGCCGGAGGGCGCGGGTGACGCCTACATCGCCGACGAGTACAAGGGCAAGACGTTCTCGGTCGACGCGGCCGGGGCCAAGAAGCTGCTCGAGGAGTCGGGCTACAAGTACGACGGCACCAAGCTGCTGGACAAGTCCGGCAAGCCGGTGACCATCAAGCTGACCGACCCGGGGCCGTGGTCCGACTACCAGACCACGCTGGAGATCATCAAGAGCAACCTGGCCGAGATCGGCATCGAGGCCACGGTGGAGAAGCCGAACCAGAACGTCTGGGACGCCAACGTGCAGAAGGGCGACTTCGACGCCACCCTGCGCTGGACCAACGGCGGCTCGACCCCGTTCGACATCTACCAGACGGTGATGGACGGCGACCTCTACAAGCCGCTCGGCACCGCCGCCCAGCAGGGCAACTTCGGCCGCTTCCAGAGCCCGGAGGCGACCGCCGCGCTCAAGGCGTACTCGAACGCCACCGATGAGGCGACCCGCAAGACGGCGCTCGCGACGATCCAGAA includes these proteins:
- a CDS encoding YceI family protein yields the protein MTTNQLTGIRPGTYLLDPARSSCRITAAHVFGLRPVTGTMALTGGTVTVAADPERSIASAELDASSFTTDDPRRDRDVRGRRFLDTVNHPEIGFRSTGLHLDPEGWRMTGVLAVRGGCCDVTLNVHPAIPVGDGYRLTAVCLVDRVAAGVTAGRPLIARHIRVELDLCALRIPAVPTPHTADAVSYP
- a CDS encoding helix-turn-helix transcriptional regulator, whose amino-acid sequence is MSRLVARVTEVVALDRLRAAAATGSGAVVLITGEAGIGKTAVVEEFSARATAAGATVLTGRADPGEGAPAFWPWSRLLDHGLPGPASTSPGPVLPGSGPLPAAGGDPGEPPATVRFRAIHATVQLLRAAAASTDGGLILVLEDLHWADPASLALLAALTRDVADTPILVVVTARALEIDLPGAETLALRPWNQAAVTDYLTRHTDGPVHPSWPPVVHRLGGGNPLYTRELARLLTGRLRRPATAVDPPDGLLRLAGRRTATLTPACRDLLGLAAALGPEIDVPLLTRITAASPPARITAASPPARITAASPPARITAADIESLLAEAIEAGVLAEDRLAPARLRFTHELLREARYAELSRTERITAHRRIADTLHGSGADPAETARHRIRCAVDDESRQAARDACEAAALEAGRRLDHHAAATWLGQALDLFPADPELRLNRARAASRDGLLTLAVADCAAVLDLAEAERRPGLATAAALVVRGYGGQVAPALTRLCERALTLSGAEGLSGAEGLSGFEGLSGFEGPSGFDGGQADRAELLAHYAFLLVETGNHARAEDLSRQAMALAERTGDPRAMAAAVHARHEVLDPFADTGEVLDLAGRSCRLAAVSGRADAELWGRLWRLDALLTLGDLPAYDVEITGLAALADRIGWPVARWHLLRARAARLLLSGRIKAARETADEAFALAGTFEEQPARELHSAFLTCLAPFSGEPPPWPSDLPGAIADFGAEPIVTANLARLSIQAGDRVAGTECARRLRAMLPDLPRDGRHTFVALSTGELAAWLGDPDLTAAAYALVLPRADRFLNAMTACYGAIARPLGLMAAALGDREAAARHFTDAISREERCGAAPFAAQSLLGYAVSVHDADPRLARTLAGQALAIARRLALPALVAAAAELTRDELTVREREIATLAAEGLPNRLIADRLHISERTVETHVRNTLAKLGVTNRTQLAARLRPGAGTQY
- a CDS encoding App1 family protein; amino-acid sequence: MVTITPAGGSSPVVRIHRAALIEDAVHEIVERRLRGRGWKPYITAYTGYGAPGWARVMARVLLSRPGRVRRKREKIRGWRSFTTTPVSNALVRIEVGGTVTEARTDRSGYLDVMVKGDLDPGWGSAKLSTEGTVPVDAPIRVIDPTVKFGVISDIDDTVMVTTLPRPLLAAWNTFVLDEHARAAVPGMAVLYERMVNAHPGTPVVYLSTGAWNVAPTLTRFLSRHLYPAGPILLTDWGPTPDRWFRSGQEHKRKSLRRLAAEFPDVKWLLIGDDGQHDQEIYSEFAREHPDNVAAVAIRRLSPTQAVLAGAIPGPSETAEVVPSGGKTWFSAPDGAGLWSLLRDTDLIS
- a CDS encoding NAD-dependent protein deacetylase; translated protein: MCVMDLQVVEQLGRLDALVAEGGVVVLSGAGLSTDSGIPDYRGPSGSARRSTPMTYQTFTGDPVARRRYWARSHLGWRTIGGAHPNDGHRAVARLQVSGLVDGVITQNVDGLHQAAGARDVIELHGNLARIVCLDCGALSGRDELEERLTAANPGFAAVATTVNPDGDVELDDAEVAGFSVVDCRACDGVLKPDVVYFGETVPADRVARAFALLQQARTLLILGSSLTVMSGRRFVLRAVRDGIRVAIVNRGVTRGEPYADLVIDAPLGVILPNLSINADSTARLPS
- a CDS encoding LacI family DNA-binding transcriptional regulator, which encodes MAITIADVAARAKVSKTTVSRVLNGKGELDETTAARVRAVIDELGYVPSARAVNLARGRTRVVAMLVPSLTWPWMGEVVQGAVDVLEAEEYGLLLFTCNRGEDSMRQFGAQVAAKSFDGLLVIEPEGTLDYIATLHARGLPMVLIDDRDQQAGRIPSIGTTNHTGAGAAARHLLAIGRHQPLMITGPSQFGCTQQRRDGFAAVYAEAGHPVSEERIMLGDFTFDVGAQAIHRAIAAGVEFDAVFCHNDISAAGAMQALLETGRRIPEDVAVVGFDDIPMAEHTQPPLTTVHQPMREMGEAAARALLAHFEGTPLPNRPTIIPATFTVRSST
- a CDS encoding ABC transporter substrate-binding protein, giving the protein MQRRRIFALALAGVLAGGGLAACGDSPNDNKNAANGGKVDFLSIGMPNGTVTENNNPFIGTSAGASLGYRWMIYEPLGQWNNTRPSEPLTPWLASEIKWSADYKTVDLVIRDGATWSDGKPLTAEDVVFTHTMIKGNEALNIFAIPYDSITADGNKVKMTFKTSQFTTHHKVIGQTPIVPKHIWEKIADPATDTIKEPVGSGPYVLKSFSQQATILTARESGYWGTKPAVKELRYTSFADNNAQATALSSGASEWSFVFIPNYQQTFVAKDPEHYKVWAPGVLGIHGLYINTTKKPFDDPKLRQAMNMVVNRNDIFVQAEAGYFHPEIKSVTGLPEGAGDAYIADEYKGKTFSVDAAGAKKLLEESGYKYDGTKLLDKSGKPVTIKLTDPGPWSDYQTTLEIIKSNLAEIGIEATVEKPNQNVWDANVQKGDFDATLRWTNGGSTPFDIYQTVMDGDLYKPLGTAAQQGNFGRFQSPEATAALKAYSNATDEATRKTALATIQKIFVEQAPMLPVGSDNVGGAYSTKNWVGWPSDADSYAPLQPTQAGALTVVLKLQPANS